Part of the Aurantiacibacter aquimixticola genome, CCAGCATTCCTGCAAGTTCCTCGCCTGCTGGTATCGCAGCGGGCGTGATTTGCACGCTGTCGTCATGCGCATCGAAAGCCGCCACGCGCACGTCCAGATCGGGGCGCGGGTCCAGCCAGTCAGCTTCGCTCAACTTATACAGCCCCATTTTCAGCGCTCCACCACCACGCGCACGCGGGAGCAGTTCCTCGACACTGAAGCCGAGCGCTGCCAAGGCTAGTTCGCCTCCGTCACTCGCCGGGCAAAATCCGCGACATCGCGCAGCACGGGCGCACGTCCGCGCAGCGGCCGGGACAAAGCGATGATTATGTCAATATGATCGACGTCGGGATATGCGCGAGCCTCGGCCTCGACACCTTGCTCTGTCAGGCGAGCCGCCAGCGCTTCACCATTGCGCGGCATGACGGTGGTGTCTTCGGTGCCCGTCAGGAACAGCGCGGGAGGTGCGCCGGCATCGGCAAAGGTGACCGGCTGCGTATCAGCCGCATCCGGCCATTGGCCGAACGCGGCAATGCTCGCATCGGAATCGAAGGGCGCGAAATCGTATGGGCCGGCAAGGCCTACCATGCCCGCGATCGCTTCCCGATCTTCGCCGAGCCATCGCGGATCATTGGCGAGCATCGCAGCGATATACGCACCGGCGGAATGCCCGCCGAGAACGATGGCGTCGCCATTGCCGCCGTAATCACCGATAGTCGCCTGTACCCAGCGCACCGCAGCGGCGCCGTCCTCAACGAAAGCGGGGAAGCGCACCTCAGGAACGAGCCGGTAATCTGGCACGACCACGACGAAGCCATGTGCCGCCAGCGCGCGGCCGACGAATTCATAACCTTGGCGCGATCCGCTGTTCCAGCTTCCACCGTAGAACCAGACGATCACCGGCAATTGGTCTGCACTTGGCTGCGTCGGGGCATAAATATCGAGTTTTCGACGCGGTCCCTCCGCATAGGGAATGCCTTCCGCGATGCGAGTGCTGTCGCCATCCTTCGGAACGAGCGTGTCGAACGTATGCAGCGGGCTGACCGCGTATGAGACGCCGATTGCCAGCAGCAGCACGACAGGAAGCGCGAGGAGATACTTCATCATCGCCTGCCTAACGCTTGCTTCGCTACACACAATGCTCGATATGTCCGATGATACAGGGAGGACGGGATGATCGCAGCAACCGGCTTCATGCTCTGTGCGCTGATCGCCATGCTCGCCGCTGGGGACACGCCGATAGGGCGCCTTTTCCATGAGGAATGCGTCGAGCGACCCGTGGCCGCTCTCGCGCGATTCCGTACGCATCACATCCTTTATGCGATCATCCTCATTCCGGTGATGTTGAGCGGCGGCGAATTCGTCGCTCTGCTCGGGCCGGAATTCTTTGCGGCATATGCGCTCGAGCTTGCCATCTATATCGACGCGGTGATCGTGACCGCGCTGGCTTCGGCTTGCACGCAGGTGCGAGCGGCCGCTCAAAAGATTTCGCCGCCAGTTACCCGAGTTTTGGGTCGCGCGCGGCGAAAGCGTGCTCGGCTGGCACCGCAGCAAGAACGCCGGCCTGCCAATGACGACGAGCGAGACGGATCGGTGGCAATTGCAGCGTGACGCGATTGCCTCTGGCTGATCACCGGGGGAGGCATTAAGCCGCGCGGCATGAGTGATACCGAAAAATCAGCGCCGCTTGCCGGCATCAAGGTCGTCGAACTGGCGCGTATTCTGGCAGGGCCATGGGCGGGGCAGACGCTCGCCGATTTGGGAGCGGACGTCGTGAAGGTCGAAGGTCCGGACGGCGATGACACGCGAAATTGGGGCCCGCCCTTCGTCGAGCGCGACGATGGCAGCAAGGATGCCGCCTATTTCCATGCCACCAATCGCGGCAAGTCGAGCATCCGCGCCGATTTCAGCGATCCGGCGGACGTAAAGCGCGTGCGTGCGCTGATCGCCGAAGCGGACGTCGTGATAGAAAACTTCAAGCAAGGGAGTCTGAAGCGGTTCGGTTTGGACTACGAAGCCGTTTCGCGAGACAATCCGAGGCTAGTCTATTGCTCCATCACCGGCTTCGGCCAGGATGGGCCCTATGCCAAGCGTGCGGGCTATGACTTCATCATCCAGGGGATGAGCGGGATCATGGACCTCACCGGGGAGCCGGACGGGCCTCCTCAAAAGATCGGTGTAGCCTACGCCGACATCCTGACTGGCCTTTACGCCGTGATCGGCATCCAGGCCGCGCTGCGGCAGCGCGAAATGACGGGTCGCGGCCAATTGGTCGACATGGCGCTGTTCGACGTGATGGTGGGTACGCTTGCGAATCAGGCGATGAACGCTTTGGTCGGCGGCAAGAATCCGAAGCGAATGGGTAACGCGCATCCCAATATAGCGCCTTACGAAGCATTTCGCGCAAAAGACGGCTGGCTGATCGTCGCGGTCGGCAATGAGCGGCAATTCGTGCGTTTCAGCGAGGTGATCGATTTGCCGGCGCGCGAGGAGTGGGCGAGCAATGCCCGGCGAGTGAAAAATCGGGAAAGCCTGTCGGCTTCGGTAGCCCGGCGGATCGCCGAGTGGGGTCGTGAGGAACTTCTCGCCCGGTTGGAGGGCGCCAACGTCCCGGCAGGACCGATCAACTCCGTCAAGCAGGCGCTTGCCGATCCGCAGATTGCGGCGCGCGAAATGGTTGTCGATCTGTCGGACGGATTGCAGGGCCTGCGCACGCCGATCCGTTTTTCCAATGCCGAGCTGACATTGGGCCGCCCATCGCCCATGAAGCCAACAGCCGAGGACTAACCGACCGGTTAAGCTCGAGCAGAGTCCCTTCCATTTGTGATGGCAAAGAAAAAGGGCCGGGAGATCGCTCTCCCGGCCCTTTTTTCTGTGTCAGCCTTGCGGCGTGATTACATGCCCGAACCCGGACCGTACATCACTTCCACACGGCGGTTCTGCAGCTCGCGGACACCGTCGGCGGTCGGTACGCGGAGGTCCGATTCACCGAAGGCTTCGCTCGAGATGCGCGTGCCCGGGACACCGCGGCTGGTCATGTAAGCGCGAACGGAGTCGTTACGACGCTCTGCCAAGCCCATATTGTAGTCGCGCGGACCCGACGTGTCGGTGTGACCGGCGAGCATGACGCGGGCAG contains:
- a CDS encoding OmpA family protein, yielding PPQAECNTGPYIVFFDWDQSDITPEAATVLNSAVTAYRDCGTARVMLAGHTDTSGPRDYNMGLAERRNDSVRAYMTSRGVPGTRISSEAFGESDLRVPTADGVRELQNRRVEVMYGPGSGM
- a CDS encoding alpha/beta hydrolase, with protein sequence MMKYLLALPVVLLLAIGVSYAVSPLHTFDTLVPKDGDSTRIAEGIPYAEGPRRKLDIYAPTQPSADQLPVIVWFYGGSWNSGSRQGYEFVGRALAAHGFVVVVPDYRLVPEVRFPAFVEDGAAAVRWVQATIGDYGGNGDAIVLGGHSAGAYIAAMLANDPRWLGEDREAIAGMVGLAGPYDFAPFDSDASIAAFGQWPDAADTQPVTFADAGAPPALFLTGTEDTTVMPRNGEALAARLTEQGVEAEARAYPDVDHIDIIIALSRPLRGRAPVLRDVADFARRVTEAN
- a CDS encoding CaiB/BaiF CoA transferase family protein, with amino-acid sequence MSDTEKSAPLAGIKVVELARILAGPWAGQTLADLGADVVKVEGPDGDDTRNWGPPFVERDDGSKDAAYFHATNRGKSSIRADFSDPADVKRVRALIAEADVVIENFKQGSLKRFGLDYEAVSRDNPRLVYCSITGFGQDGPYAKRAGYDFIIQGMSGIMDLTGEPDGPPQKIGVAYADILTGLYAVIGIQAALRQREMTGRGQLVDMALFDVMVGTLANQAMNALVGGKNPKRMGNAHPNIAPYEAFRAKDGWLIVAVGNERQFVRFSEVIDLPAREEWASNARRVKNRESLSASVARRIAEWGREELLARLEGANVPAGPINSVKQALADPQIAAREMVVDLSDGLQGLRTPIRFSNAELTLGRPSPMKPTAED